GCTGGACATCGAGATGCCCGGCCTGGACGGCCTGGCCGCCGCCGCGGTCCTCGCCCAGCAGGTGCCGGCGTGCCGGGTGGTGATCCTGACGACCTTCGGGCGCGCGGGCTACCTGCGGCGCGCGATGGAGGCGGGCGCCCTCGGCTTCGTCGTGAAGGACGCGCCGGCCGAGGTGCTGGCGGACGCGATCCGCCGCGTCGTGGCCGGGGAGCGGGTGGTGGACCCGGAGCTGGCCGCCGCGACCCTCGCCGCCGGAGCCTCGCCGCTCACCGCCCGCGAGCGCGACGTCCTGAACGCCTGCCGATCGGGCGCGGACGTCGCCGAGATCGCCGGCAAGCTGTACCTGTCGGAGGGGACCGTCCGCAACTACTTCTCGTCCGCCATCGCCAAGACCGGCACCCGCAACCGCTTGGAGGCGCTGCGCGTCGCCGACGACCGCGGCTGGC
The nucleotide sequence above comes from Streptomyces kaniharaensis. Encoded proteins:
- a CDS encoding response regulator transcription factor → MTIRLLLAEDQELVRTALCTLLGLEDDFEVVAAVGRGDQVVSAAREHRPDVALLDIEMPGLDGLAAAAVLAQQVPACRVVILTTFGRAGYLRRAMEAGALGFVVKDAPAEVLADAIRRVVAGERVVDPELAAATLAAGASPLTARERDVLNACRSGADVAEIAGKLYLSEGTVRNYFSSAIAKTGTRNRLEALRVADDRGWL